A part of Podarcis raffonei isolate rPodRaf1 chromosome 12, rPodRaf1.pri, whole genome shotgun sequence genomic DNA contains:
- the NPVF gene encoding pro-FMRFamide-related neuropeptide VF, which produces MNRLILFTLATCLLLASKTFCRDELVMTSLQSREEYSDDNYSESSEDIIEENQRSLNLEELEDWGLKNIIKMRTPTTKKVPNSAANLPLRFGRNFQEERSIKPAANLPLRFGRASAGSLARHTLPLSQRSERAPSVQSSFHSPANLPQRFGTSLLFSLPQVAKDPDQGNNKFGHLHNNMKRESDDEEARLWKALGEFPF; this is translated from the exons ATGAACAGATTAATCTTATTTACTTTAGCTACATGTTTGCTTTTAGCCTCAAAGACCTTCTGCCGTGATGAATTGGTAATGACCAGCTTGCAGAGCAGAGAAGAATACAGTGATGATAACTATTCCGAG tcTAGTGAAGACATCATAGAAGAAAATCAGAGAAGCCTGAACCTTGAAGAACTGGAGGATTGGGGGCTGAAGAACATCATTAAGATGAGGACACCCACCACAAAGAAGGTGCCCAACTCAGCTGCGAATTTGCCCCTGAGGTTTGGCAGAAACTTTCAGGAAGAGAGAAGCATCAAGCCTGCAGCAAACCTGCCTCTCCGGTTTGGAAGGGCGTCTGCCGGAAGCCTTGCTCGGCACACCCTTCCTTTGTCACAAAGATCTGAGAGAGCTCCTTCGGTTCAAAGTTCCTTCCACTCTCCCGCCAACTTGCCACAGAGATTTGGGACGTCACTTCTCTTCAGTCTGCCCCAAGTGGCCAAAGACCCTGACCAAGGCAATAACaa ATTTGGCCATTTACACAATAATATGAAAAGGGAATCTGATGATGAAGAGGCAAGACTTTGGAAGGCTCTGGGTGAATTTCCATTCTAA